The following proteins come from a genomic window of Ictalurus furcatus strain D&B chromosome 14, Billie_1.0, whole genome shotgun sequence:
- the LOC128618425 gene encoding immunoglobulin superfamily member 22, translating into MSTEVIQSSGSRKEQRSEFHMSSSSSSYSIGSTHLRKVTHTSKVLEEQSAVRRKTSAVMESFSQEQKSSEIPPGESIPEFEERPCPVIAQEEDNAVFKAKVSGKPTPSVTWARESGKQLTEGAKTFYDDINKYYVLKIKNLTLEDADVYKCMASNDHGDAIYSISLVVTENPALDFKKKLKKRSVEKRKEKPPTEEEMLKILTGADKKDYERICAEYGFTDFRGILKKLKEMKKNEDVEMVKVLKPLEDVTAKIDSSVVFDTILELKDPNMKMLWFQGNELLRIQYSLGKYEVKQMGTKHMLCITSVCMADSGTYTLKVGEKILSAKLTVIDEPLKFLTDLQPLRVMERQAAVFELRLSKKTDSPLVWQYKGKELKRDEKFDVRVSDDGLTYTLKIKDVRPSDTGDYTISIGDLKTTASLFIERIPIKFVSHLKNVRVKEKGKARMEAEMSSKDVHVRWLKDGKDITNNQRYIFTREGKRAELILEDCEQTDSGEYTIVCTQDNDSHEYVSSSNLTVDERFATVKSEMSDVQCPTGSAAELCVVLDDEKVDGVWLKDGKEVTDLSGLQVIKQGAVHKLVFINVQDEHGGKYSFSAKGAESEAVLRIADPPVIDPTTLEMLSSQPVTVKAGEAATIRIPFKGKPAPKVTWYRDGMELVEDSRTMVERNGASSTLILSKCVREDSGTVMLKLKSDCGSASATVQLCVIDRPKPPQGKVDFTECSAKCITMKWKASRDNGGQKVTSYIIERRMAGKKSWTKVGEVDGDTTTFCNDKVEEGKAYEYRIRALNLQGLSDPLETEQVYAGEPIEPPGMAPQPQITDVTKDEATVMWVPPAQDGGAPVLGYIVERRKKGSSMWVSVCKELIQDTKYAVCGLVEDMEYEFRVIAVNRAGEGIPSAASNSVLAKDPTCAPGIVRNLHVVDSSNSTISLAWCPPEMGDEPSGYILEVHSEHAKEWTKCTKIPIISTSYIVGCLQEKMKYFFRIRAVNEGGIGEPTELEQGVLAMPPPEVPKFDLQAKVKNQVVVRAGCALCIPVSFSGSPSPEVTWLKDGIVANGLEVITKGKTYSQFLISSCQRSDSGTYRINLRNDCGEVHYDITVHVTDVPRPPKNLRLVEEVQGTVTLQWDHTPDLADNEHTHYIILKRDTSTPTWFTAAERIFSSKYTVTGLFPRRKYYFRVVARNHIGESDPLDMKEPFTIEKEHEHFTLHMRPFPRAQHEVKPAFILPLKNHAVHRGNDCTMSCAFLGSPTPHVSWYKGDVAISDSPRYWQSSTNGVCTLTIPVCTAQDSGEYMLVVENKLGKAECKCNLVVFDKDDNRVLEHLTQDSGKEKHII; encoded by the exons AGCAGTCAGCAGTGCGGCGTAAGACCTCGGCTGTGATGGAGTCATTCAGTCAGGAGCAGAAGAGCTCTGAAATCCCTCCAGGAGAGAGTATTCCTGAGTTTGAGGAGAGACCTTGCCCTGTTATAGCTCAAGAAG AGGATAATGCTGTCTTCAAAGCAAAAGTGTCTGGCAAACCCACTCCTAGTGTGACCTGGGCCAGAGAAAGCGGCAAGCAGCTGACTGAGGGCGCCAAGACTTTCTATGATGACATCAATAAGTATTATGTATTAAAG ATTAAAAATCTAACTCTGGAGGATGCTGATGTGTACAAGTGCATGGCATCTAATGACCATGGGGATGCCATTTACTCCATCTCGCTCGTTGTTACTGAAA ATCCTGCACTGGACTTTAAGAAAAAGCTGAAGAAACG GAGTGTAGAGAAGCGAAAGGAGAAGCCTCCAACTGAAGAGGAGATGCTGAAGATTCTGACTGGAGCTGATAAGAAGGACTATGAGCGCATCTGTGCTGAGTATGGCTTCACTGACTTCAGAGGCATCCTCAAAAAACTCAAGGAGATGAAGAAAAACGAGGATGTGGAA ATGGTTAAAGTACTGAAGCCGTTGGAGGACGTAACAGCGAAGATAGACTCCAGTGTAGTGTTTGACACAATTTTGGAGTTGAAAGATCCAAATATGAAGATGCTTTGGTTTCAG GGCAACGAGTTGCTGCGGATTCAGTACTCTCTTGGGAAGTATGAAGTTAAACAGATGGGTACTAAACACATGCTGTGCATCACCAGTGTGTGTATGGCAGACTCTGGCACATACACTCTAAAGGTTGGAGAAAAGATCCTGTCTGCTAAGCTCACTGTCATAG ATGAACCGCTGAAGTTCCTCACAGATCTGCAGCCCTTGCGAGTGATGGAGAGACAGGCTGCTGTGTTTGAGTTGCGGCTCTCTAAGAAGACTGACAGCCCTCTGGTATGGCAGTATAAAGGGAAGGAGCTAAAACGAGATGAGAAGTTTGATGTACGTGTGTCTGATGATGGCCTCACGTACACTTTAAAGATCAAGGATGTGCGTCCAAGTGATACTGGAGACTATACCATCAGTATCGGAGATTTGAAGACTACAGCCTCTCTGTTTATTGAAC GAATCCCCATCAAGTTTGTGAGCCATCTAAAGAATGTACGTGTGAAGGAGAAGGGCAAGGCCAGGATGGAGGCTGAGATGAGCTCGAAGGATGTTCATGTGAGGTGGTTAAAGGATGGAAAAGACATCACTAACAACCAACGATACATCTTCACAAGGGAAGGCAAAAGAGCTGAGCTTATCCTTGAAGACTGCGAGCAGACAGACAGTGGAGAATACACCATAGTGTGCACACAGGATAATGACTCCCATGAGTATGTCAGCTCCTCAAACCTCACTGTGGATG AGAGATTTGCCACTGTGAAAAGTGAAATGTCAGATGTTCAGTGTCCCACTGGCTCAGCTGCTGAACTGTGTGTGGTTTTGGATGATGAGAAAGTAGACGGTGTTTGGCTAAAAGATGGAAAAGAG GTTACAGATCTGAGTGGGCTGCAGGTGATAAAGCAGGGGGCAGTTCATAAGCTGGTGTTCATTAATGTGCAGGATGAACATGGGGGCAAATACTCTTTCAGTGCCAAAGGAGCTGAGAGTGAAGCAGTTCTCCGTATAGCAG ATCCTCCTGTTATTGATCCCACAACACTGGAAATGCTATCCAGCCAGCCGGTGACAGTGAAAGCTGGTGAGGCAGCCACCATCAGGATCCCTTTCAAGGGCAAACCTGCTCCGAAGGTGACATGGTATAGGGATGGGATGGAGCTGGTGGAGGACAGCCGGACGATGGTCGAACGCAATGGAGCCTCCAGCACTCTGATACTCAGTAAATGTGTTAGAGAAGATAGTGGCACTGTCATGCTTAAACTTAAAAGTGACTGCGGCTCAGCTAGTGCCACCGTGCAGCTCTGTGTAATTG ACCGTCCTAAACCCCCTCAGGGTAAAGTGGATTTTACGGAGTGTAGCGCCAAGTGCATAACCATGAAGTGGAAAGCATCACGAGATAATGGAGGACAGAAGGTGACCAGCTATATTATAGAGAGGCGCATGGCTGGAAAAAAGTCCTGGACCAAGGTTGGAGAGGTAGACGGAGACACCACCACCTTCTGTAATGACAAGGTTGAGGAAGGGAAGGCATATGAATACCGCATTAGAGCACTCAATCTCCAGGGTTTGAGTGACCCTTTAGAAACTGAGCAGGTCTATGCCGGAGAGCCTATTG AGCCTCCTGGTATGGCTCCTCAACCTCAGATTACTGATGTGACTAAAGATGAGGCCACAGTGATGTGGGTTCCTCCAGCACAAGATGGCGGTGCTCCTGTTCTGGGCTACAtagtggagaggagaaaaaaaggaagcagCATGTGGGTGTCTGTCTGTAAGGAACTAATCCAAG ACACAAAGTATGCAGTATGTGGTCTAGTAGAAGACATGGAGTATGAGTTCAGAGTGATTGCTGTTAACAGAGCTGGAGAGGGAATTCCCAGTGCAGCGTCAAACTCAGTACTGGCCAAAGATCCCACAT GTGCCCCTGGTATTGTTAGAAACCTTCACGTAGTAGACTCCTCCAACAGCACCATCTCATTGGCTTGGTGTCCCCCCGAGATGGGAGATGAGCCCTCTGGGTATATCCTAGAGGTTCATTCTGAACATGCAAAGGAATGGACCAAGTGCACCAAAATTCCCATTATCAGCACCTCGTACATTGTTGGTTGCCTGCAAGAGAAGATGAAATACTTCTTCCGTATCAGAGCTGTTAATGAGGGTGGCATTGGAGAACCAACAGAACTGGAACAAGGAGTTCTGGCTATGCCACCACCAG AAGTGCCAAAGTTTGATCTCCAGGCTAAGGTGAAGAATCAGGTGGTGGTACGTGCTGGATGTGCACTGTGTATTCCTGTTTCCTTCAGT GGCTCCCCTTCCCCCGAAGTGACCTGGCTTAAAGATGGCATTGTGGCCAATGGTCTAGAGGTCATCACTAAGGGGAAAACCTATTCTCAGTTCCTGATCAGCTCTTGCCAGCGTTCCGACTCTGGAACCTACCGCATCAACCTCCGCAATGACTGTGGGGAGGTCCACTACGACATCACTGTCCATGTCACTG ATGTCCCTCGTCCTCCTAAGAACCTGCGTCTGGTGGAGGAGGTCCAGGGCACCGTGACACTGCAGTGGGATCACACCCCTGATCTGGCTGATAATGAACACACTCATTACATCATCCTCAAGAGAGATACCAGCACTCCCACCTGGTTCACAGCTGCTGAGCGCATCTTCAGCAGCAAATACACAGTCACTGGTCTGTTTCCAAGACGCAAGTACTACTTCCGGGTCGTTGCTCGCAATCACATTGGAGAAAGTGACCCTCTGGACATGAAGGAGCCTTTTACAATTGAGAAGGAGCATG AACACTTCACCTTGCATATGAGGCCATTCCCACGTGCACAGCATGAGGTCAAGCCTGCCTTCATTTTACCGCTGAAGAATCATGCTGTGCACCGTGGAAATGACTGCACCATGAGCTGTGCCTTCCTTGGCTCGCCCACGCCACATGTGTCCTGGTACAAGGGAGATGTGGCTATCTCGGACAGTCCTCGCTACTGGCAGAGTAGCACTAATGGGGTCTGTACCCTTACTATCCCCGTCTGCACGGCTCAAGACAGTGGAGAGTACATGCTGGTAGTGGAGAATAAGCTGGGGAAGGCCGAATGCAAGTGCAACCTGGTTGTCTTTG ATAAAGATGATAATAGAGTGCTGGAACACCTGACTCAGGattctggaaaagaaaaacacattatttaa
- the tmem86a gene encoding lysoplasmalogenase-like protein TMEM86A: protein MLNCPKQETKTNFYTKEHKIHLHVRLVQCCFCLDSIRSAHGYHPNINMVSPVTVVKSEGPKLVPFFKATCVYFVLWLPTSSPSWFSALIKCLPIFCLWVFLLAHGISFLGAHSSARKILAGLIFSALGDAFLIWQEQGYFSHGLLMFAITHILYSSAFGMKPLNLRAGLVIATISGLCYTLLYPYLSGTFTYLVAVYIALIGFMGWRAIAGVQLANDLWTWTKLSACLGAVLFMVSDLTIAVNKFCFPVPHSRAIIMATYYAAQMLIALSAVECQDADVARKRV from the exons ATGCTGAACTGTCCCAAACAagagacaaaaacaaatttCTACACAAAGGAGCATAAAATACACTTGCATGTCAGGTTAGTTCAGTGTTGTTTCTGTCTTGACAGCATCCGTTCAGCTCACGGATATCATCCTAATATAAACATGGTTTCACCTGTTACTGTG GTGAAAAGCGAAGGCCCAAAGCTGGTGCCGTTCTTCAAAGCCACCTGTGTCTATTTTGTGCTGTGGCTGCCCACCTCCAGCCCATCTTGGTTCAGTGCCCTTATTAAATGTTTGCCCATTTTCTGTCTCTGGGTCTTCCTGCTGGCCCATGGCATCAGCTTTTTAGGAGCCCACTCAAGTGCGAGAAAGATCCTCGCAGGACTCATATTCTCAGCTCTAGGAGACGCCTTTCTGATCTGGCAGGAGCAGGGCTACTTCAGTCATG GGCTGCTGATGTTTGCCATCACGCACATCTTGTACTCATCTGCTTTTGGGATGAAACCACTCAACCTACGAGCAGGCCTGGTCATCGCCACTATCTCAGGCCTTTGCTACACCCTCCTCTACCCTTATCTGTCTGGCACCTTCACCTACCTGGTGGCCGTCTACATTGCTCTGATAGGCTTCATGGGGTGGAGGGCCATCGCCGGTGTGCAGCTGGCCAACGACTTGTGGACATGGACCAAGCTGTCGGCCTGCTTGGGAGCTGTTCTCTTCATGGTGTCAGACCTCACCATTGCTGTCAACAAATTCTGCTTCCCTGTGCCGCACTCACGCGCCATCATCATGGCTACATACTATGCAGCGCAGATGCTGATCGCCCTTTCAGCCGTGGAGTGCCAGGATGCTGACGTGGCCAGGAAGAGAGTGTGA
- the spty2d1 gene encoding protein SPT2 homolog isoform X1 yields the protein MDFHSVLSIASEKQGLSSLPKRYSLKPGPPKKDPKVKGVNSSAVQAYLKKQEMEQKKKDLLKKKQKEELLAKRVELKSDRKARAMASRTKDNFHGYDGTPIVDQPKKRQSKDSRFEEQPGSDDAYYDEDNSEYAGTDSEPEPEPMPVVRPQERSNGSTKMSSVQKKTSVPPKSAPPPMNFADLLKLAEKKQFEPVELKPTKKTEERLRTAEEIRELELERKAKKQDKGRDVKPVKSSGHKESKSSLNSQKKNVVDREGISHRSSSGISKTPKLHTQTERLHSSAKSSHGSKPSSSSSGALSGKAAMKGTSSSASVKQTGPRPKSGEKPTTSSDLNSKKGYPGLPQIKMNSSGSRSDAASNSCRPSGHGQGIKGSGNTRPSPGNMNKRGPPQKPGKGELPRSSGNPPPRPGINAPVRSAPAVSLKQAESQQPRPGGSMQGRAVPGGAKLPVNGQGKPSRPLNSMRPGPGRTPCTVVSETISSKNFAPKQGVAARPPVPQGPRTIIGPTGHRILARPSGPELPAITSSYKRKFEEEEEYDSEMDDFIDDEEDDQDEISKHIREIFGYDRTRYKDESDYALKFMESSWKEQQKEEARSLRLGIKEDEEEMRMEEEEMKRKQTMKAKHKKT from the exons ATGGATTTCCACAGCGTGCTGTCCATCGCCTCCGAAAAGCAAGGCCTGAGCAGCTTACCG AAGAGGTACAGCTTGAAACCTGGCCCCCCGAAAAAAGACCCAAAAGTGAAGGGTGTCAACTCCTCTGCAGTGCAAGCGTACTTGAAGAAGCAGGAGAtggaacagaaaaagaaag ATCTGTTGAAGAAAAAGCAGAAGGAAGAACTCCTGGCTAAGAGAGTGGAATTGAAGTCCGACCGGAAAGCGCGTGCCATGGCGTCTCGCACCAAGGACAACTTCCACGGCTATGACGGCACGCCCATTGTAGATCAGCCCAAGAAAAGGCAGAGTAAGGATTCAAGGTTTGAGGAACAACCAGGGAGCGATGACGCTTATTACGATGAAGACAATTCTGAATATGCTGGCACTGACTCGGAACCGGAACCAGAACCAATGCCTGTAGTAAGGCCTCAGGAACGCAGTAACGGTTCAACCAAAATGAGCAGTGTGCAGAAAAAAACTAGCGTTCCACCCAAGTCTGCTCCACCACCCATGAATTTTGCAGATCTCTTAAAGCTCGCTGAGAAAAAACAGTTTGAACCTGTCGAGTTGAAGCCAACAAAGAAAACTGAAGAGAGGCTTCGCACAGCCGAGGAAATTAGAGAGTTAGAACTTGAGCGCAAAGCTAAGAAACAAGATAAAGGGAGAGACGTTAAACCAGTCAAAAGTTCAGGGCACAAAGAAAGCAAATCCAGCTTGAATTCTCAGAAGAAAAATGTGGTTGACAGGGAAGGAATATCACACAGATCATCCAGTGGAATTAGCAAAACGCCAAAGCTGCACACGCAGACTGAGCGACTGCACAGCTCTGCCAAATCATCTCATGGATCCAAACCTAGCTCTAGCTCCTCAGGTGCCTTAAGTGGTAAAGCTGCCATGAAGGGAACTTCATCTTCAGCTTCAGTCAAGCAAACAGGGCCCAGGCCCAAGTCTGGTGAAAAGCCAACCACCTCAAGTGACCTTAACTCCAAGAAAGGCTATCCAGGACTAcctcaaataaaaatgaatagttCTGGGAGTCGAAGTGATGCTGCTTCAAACTCCTGTAGACCGTCAGGTCATGGGCAAGGGATTAAGGGATCTGGAAACACCAGACCTAGTCCGGGTAACATGAACAAGAGAGGACCTCCTCAAAAGCCAGGAAAGGGAGAGTTGCCTCGATCTTCAGGCAATCCTCCTCCCCGACCAGGTATCAACGCACCTGTGAGATCTGCACCTGCTGTCTCCTTGAAACAAGCAGAATCTCAGCAGCCACGACCCGGAGGTAGCATGCAGGGCCGAGCTGTTCCCGGAGGGGCAAAACTCCCTGTAAATGGACAAGGCAAACCTAGCAGACCATTAAACAGTATGAGACCAGGTCCTGGAAGAACCCCATGTACTGTCGTGTCAGAGACCATTTCATCTAAAAACTTTGCACCTAAACAAGGAGTGGCTGCCAGGCCTCCAGTTCCTCAGGGGCCCAGAACAATCATAGGACCAACAGGTCATAGAATTTTGGCTAGACCATCTG gACCAGAGCTACCAGCAATAACGTCTAGCTACAAACGCAAGtttgaggaggaagaggagtatGACTCTGAGATGGATGACTTCATTGATGACGAAGAAGACGACCAGGATGAAATTTCAAAACATATCCGAGAAATCTTCGGCTATGATCGGACCAG ATACAAAGATGAGAGTGACTATGCGTTGAAGTTTATGGAGAGCAGTTGGAAAGAACAACAGAAGGAGGAGGCGCGAAG TTTGCGCTTGGGTATtaaagaagacgaagaagagaTGCgtatggaggaggaggagatgaaaagaaagcaaacgatgaaagcaaaacacaaaaagactTGA
- the spty2d1 gene encoding protein SPT2 homolog isoform X2, with protein MDFHSVLSIASEKQGLSSLPKRYSLKPGPPKKDPKVKGVNSSAVQAYLKKQEMEQKKKDLLKKKQKEELLAKRVELKSDRKARAMASRTKDNFHGYDGTPIVDQPKKRQSKDSRFEEQPGSDDAYYDEDNSEYAGTDSEPEPEPMPVVRPQERSNGSTKMSSVQKKTSVPPKSAPPPMNFADLLKLAEKKQFEPVELKPTKKTEERLRTAEEIRELELERKAKKQDKGRDVKPVKSSGHKESKSSLNSQKKNVVDREGISHRSSSGISKTPKLHTQTERLHSSAKSSHGSKPSSSSSGALSGKAAMKGTSSSASVKQTGPRPKSGEKPTTSSDLNSKKGYPGLPQIKMNSSGSRSDAASNSCRPSGHGQGIKGSGNTRPSPGNMNKRGPPQKPGKGELPRSSGNPPPRPGINAPVRSAPAVSLKQAESQQPRPGGSMQGRAVPGGAKLPVNGQGKPSRPLNSMRPGPGRTPCTVVSETISSKNFAPKQGVAARPPVPQGPRTIIGPTGHRILARPSGPELPAITSSYKRKFEEEEEYDSEMDDFIDDEEDDQDEISKHIREIFGYDRTRYKDESDYALKFMESSWKEQQKEEARSLRMAVLEDQEEERRELEEMKRGDRKRRKI; from the exons ATGGATTTCCACAGCGTGCTGTCCATCGCCTCCGAAAAGCAAGGCCTGAGCAGCTTACCG AAGAGGTACAGCTTGAAACCTGGCCCCCCGAAAAAAGACCCAAAAGTGAAGGGTGTCAACTCCTCTGCAGTGCAAGCGTACTTGAAGAAGCAGGAGAtggaacagaaaaagaaag ATCTGTTGAAGAAAAAGCAGAAGGAAGAACTCCTGGCTAAGAGAGTGGAATTGAAGTCCGACCGGAAAGCGCGTGCCATGGCGTCTCGCACCAAGGACAACTTCCACGGCTATGACGGCACGCCCATTGTAGATCAGCCCAAGAAAAGGCAGAGTAAGGATTCAAGGTTTGAGGAACAACCAGGGAGCGATGACGCTTATTACGATGAAGACAATTCTGAATATGCTGGCACTGACTCGGAACCGGAACCAGAACCAATGCCTGTAGTAAGGCCTCAGGAACGCAGTAACGGTTCAACCAAAATGAGCAGTGTGCAGAAAAAAACTAGCGTTCCACCCAAGTCTGCTCCACCACCCATGAATTTTGCAGATCTCTTAAAGCTCGCTGAGAAAAAACAGTTTGAACCTGTCGAGTTGAAGCCAACAAAGAAAACTGAAGAGAGGCTTCGCACAGCCGAGGAAATTAGAGAGTTAGAACTTGAGCGCAAAGCTAAGAAACAAGATAAAGGGAGAGACGTTAAACCAGTCAAAAGTTCAGGGCACAAAGAAAGCAAATCCAGCTTGAATTCTCAGAAGAAAAATGTGGTTGACAGGGAAGGAATATCACACAGATCATCCAGTGGAATTAGCAAAACGCCAAAGCTGCACACGCAGACTGAGCGACTGCACAGCTCTGCCAAATCATCTCATGGATCCAAACCTAGCTCTAGCTCCTCAGGTGCCTTAAGTGGTAAAGCTGCCATGAAGGGAACTTCATCTTCAGCTTCAGTCAAGCAAACAGGGCCCAGGCCCAAGTCTGGTGAAAAGCCAACCACCTCAAGTGACCTTAACTCCAAGAAAGGCTATCCAGGACTAcctcaaataaaaatgaatagttCTGGGAGTCGAAGTGATGCTGCTTCAAACTCCTGTAGACCGTCAGGTCATGGGCAAGGGATTAAGGGATCTGGAAACACCAGACCTAGTCCGGGTAACATGAACAAGAGAGGACCTCCTCAAAAGCCAGGAAAGGGAGAGTTGCCTCGATCTTCAGGCAATCCTCCTCCCCGACCAGGTATCAACGCACCTGTGAGATCTGCACCTGCTGTCTCCTTGAAACAAGCAGAATCTCAGCAGCCACGACCCGGAGGTAGCATGCAGGGCCGAGCTGTTCCCGGAGGGGCAAAACTCCCTGTAAATGGACAAGGCAAACCTAGCAGACCATTAAACAGTATGAGACCAGGTCCTGGAAGAACCCCATGTACTGTCGTGTCAGAGACCATTTCATCTAAAAACTTTGCACCTAAACAAGGAGTGGCTGCCAGGCCTCCAGTTCCTCAGGGGCCCAGAACAATCATAGGACCAACAGGTCATAGAATTTTGGCTAGACCATCTG gACCAGAGCTACCAGCAATAACGTCTAGCTACAAACGCAAGtttgaggaggaagaggagtatGACTCTGAGATGGATGACTTCATTGATGACGAAGAAGACGACCAGGATGAAATTTCAAAACATATCCGAGAAATCTTCGGCTATGATCGGACCAG ATACAAAGATGAGAGTGACTATGCGTTGAAGTTTATGGAGAGCAGTTGGAAAGAACAACAGAAGGAGGAGGCGCGAAG CCTGCGAATGGCTGTGCTCGAGGATCAGGAGGAAGAGCGGCGAGAGTTGGAAGAAATGAAACGAGGAGACAGGAAGAGgagaaaaatatga